From the genome of Sinanaerobacter sp. ZZT-01:
CTTTAATTCGCCTGCCTGTGTCATTACTTCCTGTAGCAATTCAAATGATTCTTCTTTTAAAACCGGATCGCTGTTCCAAACGTCAATATCCTTATATCTTTGTATTACCGTAGTTAGCAAATCTGTTTCTGTGTCTGGAAAAGAGGAAGCGACTACTTCTGCGATCTCTTCTGCATCATGTGTTGCCACCCATTGCTGCCCTTTGTAAACCGCTCTGGTAAAGCGTTCAATTAACTCACTATTTTCTTTTATAAAGCTCTGCTTTGCAAAGTAAGAGGTGTATGGAATTTCACCGCTTTCTTCTCCAATCGAGGATACTATGTATCCTTTCTCCTCTTTCTCTAGCATGGATGCTGTCGGTTCAAACAAAGTAACATAATCACCGGTTCCGCTTGTAAATGCCCCTGCCATTAACGCAAACTGTATGCTGTTGTCAAGGGTCGTATCCTTATACGGGTCTAAACCATTTTGACGAATCACATATTCTAATGTCATGTAAGGAACTCCACCTTTTCGTCCCGGCAGTACTTTTTTCCCACGAATCTTATCCCATGAAAAATCCGTATCCTCTTCACGACCTACAAGAAAAGAGCCATCCCGTTTCGTCAACTGTGCAAAAACCTCTGCATAATCTGCCTTACCTTCGTTATAAACGTAAATAGCGGCTTCCGGACCGGAAAATCCGATGTCTACATTATCCGAAAGGACTGCTGCCATAACCTTATCTGCCCCCTGCCCATTTGTAAGCTCGATTTCAATTCCTTCTTCGTCAAAAAATCCTAAATTCATCGCAGCGTATTGCGGTGCATAGAAAATAGAGTGCGTTACTTCACATACACTCACTTTTTCTTTGCCCTGCGATTTTGTACCGCAGCCTGTCATTAAAGAGACAATCAAAAGAAAACAGAGCATAATACTGAATCCTTTAACATATTTTTTCATTTTACCAACTCCTTATATTATATTTAATTAAACAAATGAAAAACGATATTCTTTCATCGAACTACACCATTAGATTCAATGGCTGCACCATCGCATCACCAACCTTTGCATCAATACAACTGCTTCATACATAAGTGCTGCAACAGCTGCTAGAATAATTACACTTGCCATAACTAAATCTAATTGAAATACTTGACCGCCATAGACAATTAAGTACCCTAATCCTGCTTTTGAAACCAAAAATTCACCGGCAATCACACCGACCAAAGATAACCCAATATTAATTTTTAATGAATTAAACAGGGTTTTAATGTTATACGGAAAAACAATTTTTTTAAAAATTTGAAACCTGGTTGCTCCAAATGTTGCAGCCATCTTTACATACTCTTTATCCGTATTTTGAAATCCATTTAACATCTCCAGTACAGTAACAATCAAAGATATAGCAAGTGCCATAAAAATAATTGCTTCCGTTCCGGCTCCTACTATGATAATAATAACCGGGCCTAAAGCAATTTTTGGCAAACTATTCAGAACAACTAGATATGGTTCACTTACTTTTGAAATAAAGCTACTCCACCACAAAATAATTGCTAAAACAGTTCCCGTAATAACTCCCAGTGTAAATCCGATCAGCGTTTCATAAACGGTCACTCCAATATGCATCATCAAACCGTTCTGCGCCATATTAATGCAGGTATTCCAAATACGTGAGGGCTGGCTCAATATAAAGCTGTCGATCCATCCCAGTGCCGCCGAAATCTCCCACATTGCTGTAAAACAAAGCAAAATTCCTATTTGCCAAAAAAAAATCAATTGTTTCCTACGTTTCGCTTTTATTAAATAAATGACTCTTTCTTCTGATACTTCTTGTTCATTCATCGGAGGCTAACTCCTTCCATATATAATCAAAATATCCGCTAAATTTCGGACTCTTCCTGCAACTTAACGGGGTTCTATTCTCAGTCTCAAATTGAATCGGTATGATTTCCTTCACAACAGCCGGTCTAGAACTGAGAATGACCACTTTATCTCCCATGCTGATTCCTTCAGGAATATCATGTGTGACCATTAAAGTTGTTACCTGCTCTTGTTTTAATATCTGATACACATCATTTGTTACGGTTAATCTTGTTTGATAATCTAACGCAGAAAAAGCTTCATCCAATAATAAAATATCTGGATTAATTGCTAATGTCCGAATCAATGCAACTCTCTGACGCATCCCGCCGGATAACTGCGATGGATACTTATCCTTAAATTCGTACAGCTCATACGTTTTCAATAATTGAACGACTCGTTCCAAATTTTCCGGTGTCAGATTCTTTCTTATTTCTAATCCAAGAATTACATTCTTGTAGATAGTTCTCCACTCTAACAAATTATCTTTTTGCAGCATGTAACCGATGTGATCGGATATTCCTTCGATTCTTTCACCATTTACGTGAATTTCTCCCGATGTCGGTTTAATCAATCCCGCAATAATAGAAAGCAGCGTGGATTTTCCACAGCCGCTGGGTCCAACAATACTGATGAACTCTCCCTTTTCAACACTAAAATTTATTTCTTTTAAAGCAGTAATTTCTCCATTTACTGCCTGATATTTCTGCTCTATTTTATGCACGTTTAGAACTGCCAAAATATTTCACCTCATTGTTTATTTTTTAAGCTTATCACCCTCTATTTTATGCGTTTTCTACTGAAACTGTGAAAGCAAAAAGATACACTATCAAAGGTGTATCTTCCCATTTATTTCCATTATTTTATTACAATTGAATTGTCTTAAATTCAGTATCATCTCAGATTTTAATTAAATTTTTCTTTATGCCTACTCATGCAGCTAATAAGCTTATCGCTTTGTACGCTCTGGTATCCGCAGTATAAAGACGATCGCCATTAGAACAAGGGCGAATCCAATCAGAAAAGTATCTCTTTGTGCTAATAAGTAGCTCTCACTGTCTCCAAATCGAATGGCATAGTAAGTTTGTCTGCTTACCAGCATGACACTTCCAATCGCTGTACCAAAAGTATTACCAATCGTCCGCATCGTTGCAAGTGTTCCTGAAGCAACTCCTAAATATTTTTTCGGCGCTGAACCGAGAATTGCAGAATTAACAGCTGATACGCTCAACCCGTTCCCCATTCCTACCAGAAGCAAAGTAAACGTTACAAAATATAAATTTGAATCCAAATTAAAAAATCCAACCAATATACAATTTAATGCAATCAGCAAGAGTCCAAAGACTGCGGGTCTTTTCGTACCGAACCGATCCGAAAGCGTCCCTCCCAGCGGCGAAGAAAGCATCATGGATAAAGGAAATGCTAGCATGATGAATCCCGCTTTGTCTGCACGAAGCATTAAAATATGAATCAGAAAAAAAGGAAACAGATAGGTTGTGAGCTGCTGGGTCATGTAAGACAATCCGCAGACAGCATTCGCAAAAGCAAAGGTCTTATTTTTAAATAAATCTAGCGGAAGCATTGGCTCATGCACTGCCTTCTCTCTATATACAAAGAAAAAAAGTGAAGAGACTGATACAAAAAT
Proteins encoded in this window:
- a CDS encoding ABC transporter substrate-binding protein; protein product: MKKYVKGFSIMLCFLLIVSLMTGCGTKSQGKEKVSVCEVTHSIFYAPQYAAMNLGFFDEEGIEIELTNGQGADKVMAAVLSDNVDIGFSGPEAAIYVYNEGKADYAEVFAQLTKRDGSFLVGREEDTDFSWDKIRGKKVLPGRKGGVPYMTLEYVIRQNGLDPYKDTTLDNSIQFALMAGAFTSGTGDYVTLFEPTASMLEKEEKGYIVSSIGEESGEIPYTSYFAKQSFIKENSELIERFTRAVYKGQQWVATHDAEEIAEVVASSFPDTETDLLTTVIQRYKDIDVWNSDPVLKEESFELLQEVMTQAGELKKKAPYDKVVNNVFAEQVTAN
- a CDS encoding ABC transporter permease, which codes for MNEQEVSEERVIYLIKAKRRKQLIFFWQIGILLCFTAMWEISAALGWIDSFILSQPSRIWNTCINMAQNGLMMHIGVTVYETLIGFTLGVITGTVLAIILWWSSFISKVSEPYLVVLNSLPKIALGPVIIIIVGAGTEAIIFMALAISLIVTVLEMLNGFQNTDKEYVKMAATFGATRFQIFKKIVFPYNIKTLFNSLKINIGLSLVGVIAGEFLVSKAGLGYLIVYGGQVFQLDLVMASVIILAAVAALMYEAVVLMQRLVMRWCSH
- a CDS encoding ABC transporter ATP-binding protein, which gives rise to MLAVLNVHKIEQKYQAVNGEITALKEINFSVEKGEFISIVGPSGCGKSTLLSIIAGLIKPTSGEIHVNGERIEGISDHIGYMLQKDNLLEWRTIYKNVILGLEIRKNLTPENLERVVQLLKTYELYEFKDKYPSQLSGGMRQRVALIRTLAINPDILLLDEAFSALDYQTRLTVTNDVYQILKQEQVTTLMVTHDIPEGISMGDKVVILSSRPAVVKEIIPIQFETENRTPLSCRKSPKFSGYFDYIWKELASDE